TCCGCGTCGACGCCGAGTCGATCGCGGTCGCCACGCTGCGGCAGCTCGCGCTGCGCGGCGTCGTACCGGCGCACGTACCGGCCGAGGCAGCCAAGAAGTACGCCATCGACGACGTGAACGCCGCCCCGGTCGGCGAGACCGGCGGCGACAGCTAGTACCGCACGCACTGAGAGAGGGCCCGGCGCATCGCGCCGGGCCCTCTCTCACGCTGGGGTCGGGGGAAAGGAAGGGCCCCCTGCTAACGCCTCGTGCATAGCAAGGGTCCCTTCCTAACACGCATGCGCGCACCCGCTCCACGAGCGCCGAGAACGGCGGCGACGCCGCCCCGGTATGACACAGGCGATATCAGGAGGCGACTTCCCCCCGTAACATCGCCGATCCACAATCATCGATAGGTATCCGACCTCCGCACGGGCACCACGCCGGCCCGGTGGACTCCTGTCGCGCCGTCCTCCGCCGGCTCGGACGCCGTCCGCCCCCGCGCGACGAGAGGGAGCACAGATGCGAATCGTCCGGATCGGCCTGGCCCTGGCCGTCGGCGCCCTGGTGGTGTCGACGCTGGGGCCGGGCTCGCCCTCGGTGGCACACGACCCCGCCACACCCGCCGGGCGGGCGTCGGCGCAGGAGTTCATGGCGCAACGGGAACCGACCCAGCAGGCGGCTGCCCTCGCGGCGACGGCCTGCACGAACGGTCAGGCGGCCGGCTACCCCTGCCGCAACGTGGACCTGCTGTCGTTCATGCCGCTGTCCGGCATCGGCGGCAGCCAGGCGAACGACATCTGGGGTTGGACCGACCCGCAGACCCGCAAGGAGTACGCGCTGGTCGGCCGCCGCAACGGCACCTCGTTCGTGGACATCTCGGACCCGACCGCGCCGGTGTACCTCGGCAACCTGCCCGCGTACCAGAACCGCACCGCCGTCTGGCGGGACATCAAGGTCTACCGTGACCACGCCTACGTGGTGGCGGACGTCTCCGGGCACGGCATGCAGGTCTTCGACCTGACGCGGCTGCGCGGCGTCACCACGCCGCAGACCTGGACGACGAACGCGCAGTACAACCAGTTCGGCAACTCGCACAACATCGCCATCAACGAGCAGACCGGCTTCGCGTACGCGGTCGGCACCAACACCTGCAGCGGCGGCCTGCACATGGTCGACATCCGGACCCCGAAGTCCCCGACGTCGGCCGGCTGCGTCAGCAACGACGGATACACCCACGACACCCAGTGCGTGGTCTACCGGGGTCCCGACACCGCCTACAGCGGGCGGGAGATCTGTGTCAGCTCCAACGAGGACACCGTCACCGTGGTCGACGTGACCACCAAGTCCGCCCCTCGACAGCTGGCCCGCATCGGGTACACCGGTCGGGCGTACACCCACCAGGGCTGGTTCACCGAGGACCAGCGCTACTTCCTGCTCGACGACGAGTTGGACGAGTCCCGTCGCGGGGTGAACACGCAGACCTACATCTGGGACCTGGCCGACCTGGACGCCCCTCGACACATCGGCACCTACAGCGCGCCCTCCGGCGTCGCCGCCACCGACCACAACCAGTACGTCAAGGGCAAGTACAGCTACCAGGCCAACTATCGGGCCGGGTTGCGCATCCTGGACCTGACCAACGTGGCCGCCGGCCGCGCCACCGAGGCCGGGTACTTCGACGTCTACCCGTCCAGCAACAGTTCCTCGATGAACGGCGCCTGGAGCACCTACCCGTACTTCCCGAGCGGTGTCGTCGTGGTCAGCGGCATCGAACAGGGGCTGTTCGTGTTGCAGCCCCGGCTGCCGTGACGACGACCAGTCAGGGGCCGGCGGCGAAAGCCGTCGGCTCCGTCGCCGTGCCGCCCACCCGGGAGTACGCGACCGGTCCCCCCGTTCCGGAACCGACGTCGGGTCCGCCGACGCGCTACGCGGCCATCGCGCTGGTGCTCGCGCTGACCCTGACGGTCGGCTTCTTCGCCGGGCGGGCCGGCGGCCCGAGCGGCACTCCGGCCCGGTCGTCCGGTGCCGTGCCGGGCGGGCACGCGGGCCACGGTCCGGGCGGGCTGGAGGTCTCCCGTGACGGCTGGTCTCTGGCGCTGCACACGCCGGACCTGACCGCCGGCGAGCCGGGTGAGCTGGCCTTCCAGATCAGCGACCAGACCGGGGCCGCACTGACCGAGTTCCAGGAGAACCACGAGCGCCGGATGCACCTGATCCTGGTCGGCCGTGACCTCTCCGGGTATCAGCACCTGCATCCGGAGATGTCGCCCGACGGCACCTGGCGGGTGCGGGTCACCCCGTCGGCACCCGGCCCGTTGCGGGTGATCGCCGACTTCTGGCCGCTCGGCGCCCAGGCGGGGGTCACCCTCGGGACGGACCTGCCGGTTCCCGGCCGGTACGCGGCACGGCCACTCGATCCGCCCGAGGAGACGGTCCTGGTCGACGACTACACGGTCACCCTGGACGGCGGCCTGCGGGCCGGCGAATCCCACCAGGTGCTCGTCTGGCTCGGTCGCCTCGGGCAGCCGGTCAACGACCTGCAACCGCACCTGGGCGCGTACGGGCACCTGGTCGCGTTGCGCCAGGGCGATCTGGCGTACCTGCACGTCCATCCGGCGGCGGCGAGTCAGGCCAGTTCGGTGGTGGCGTTCGGCATCACGGTGCCGTCGACGGGCACCTATCGCCTCTTCTTCGAGTTCCGGCACCTCGACGAGGTACGCGTCGCGGCCTTCACCGTCGTCGTGTAGGGCGATCACCGGCGGCGTCGAAAACGGTGGCGGCCCGGGTGCACCTGGTCGGGACACCGGGGCCGCCACCGCATCGCGGGTGACGCCAGGAGGTGGTCGGTCAGCCGACGGCGGCCAGGTCGGTCAGCCGAGCCAGCGAGTCCTCCAGGTCGGCGCCGACCCTGCGCAGGCCGAGCCGGAGAAGCGCGGCCTTGACCGGGCCGGCCGGCCAGCGTACGACGATGAGCCGCACGACCGTCCCACCCTCGTCCTCGTCCGGGGTGAGCTGGACGTATATCTCGGTGCGCGCCTCCGCTCGGGCACCGGCGCCCTTGGCCCGTTCCCGCCAGCCGATCAGGGTCGGTTCCTGGTAGGCGATCACTTCGGCCTCATGTGCGGCACCGCGCCCGGCCTGGACCAGTTGCCGTCTGCCGAAGCCCTCGCCCGAGAGGACCTCGGCCGCACGGACGCCGGCCAGCCAGGCCGGCAACTGCTCAGCGCGCTGTACCACGTCCCAGACCGCGTTCACCGGTGCCGTCACGTGCGCGCTGCGTTCCACGAGGATCATTTCCGTCTTCCTCCAGTGAGGACATCCCACAATATTCGGAACTGTATGCGCAAAAACGGACGTATGTGGACGGGTTAACAAAGACACGCCGAAAGGTATTGCCATCGACGCATCGACACCCTATGGCGCAGCGCTCCCACGACCCCTAGAGTTCCGAACACGTTTCGCGTTTCGCCGGGAGGGCGCATGCAGACCGCTCCGATGCCCGACTTCCCCACCGGATTCCGCTGGGGCGTCTCCACCTCCGCCTACCAGATCGAGGGCGCCGCCGACGCGGACGGTCGCGGACCCTCCATCTGGGACACCTTCGCCCACTCCCCCGGGCGCATCCTCGACGGCAGCACCGGCGACGTGGCCTGCGACCACTACCACCGCTATGCCGAGGACGTCGCGCTGATGGCCGGGCTCGGGGTGACCGCGTACCGCTTCTCGGTGGCCTGGCCCCGCGTGCTGCCCGCCGGCACCGGCCGGGTCAACGCCGCCGGGCTCGACTTCTACGAGCGGCTGGTGGACGAGTTGCTCGGCCACGGCATCGACCCGGTCGCCACGCTGTTCCACTGGGACCTGCCCCAGCCGCTCCAGGACGCCGGCGGCTGGCTGCACCGCGACACCGCGCACCGGTTCGCCGAGTACGCCGACGTGCTGGCCACCCGCCTCGGCGACCGGGTCAAGCTCTGGATCACCCTCAACGAGCCGTTCATCCACATGAGCCTCGGCCACGGCACCGGCGAGCACGCCCCCGGCAAGGCGCTGCTCTTCGACGCCTTCCCGGTCGCCCACCACCAACTGCTCGGGCACGGTCTCGCGGTCGCCGCGCTGCGCGCCCGCAGCAACAGTCCGGTCGCCATCGCCAACAACTATTCGCCGGTACGCGTGCTCGGCGACGACCCCGCCGACGCCGCCGCCGGGTACGCCTACGACGCGTTGCACAACCGGCTCTTCACCGACCCGCTGCTCGGCCGCGGCTACCCGACCGAGCTGGGCTTCGACACCAGCGTGGTCCGCGACGGCGACCTCGACGTCATCGCCGCCCCGCTCGACGTGCTCGGGGTCAACTACTACAACCCCAGCGGCGTACGCGCCCCCGAGGAGGGCTCGCCGCTGCCGTTCACGCTGGTGCCGCTCACCGGGTACCCGCGTACCGCCTTCGACTGGCCGGTGGCACCGGACGGGCTCCGGGACCTGCTCGGCTGGCTGCACCGGCAGTACGGGTCGGACCTGCCCCCGATCCAGATCACCGAGAGCGGCTGCGCGTACGACGACACCCCGGACGCCGAGGGCCGGGTGCCGGACCCGGACCGGATCGCCTACCTGGACGGCCACCTGCGCGCGGTGCACGCGGCGATGGCCGACGGGGTCGACGTGACCGGGTACTTCGTCTGGTCCCTGCTGGACAACTGGGAGTGGGCCGAGGGCTTCACCAAGCGCTTCGGCCTGGTGCACGTCGACTTCGCCACCGGAGCGCGTACGCCCAAGTCCTCGTACTCCTGGCTGCGCGAGGTCATCGCGGCGGCCCGGCGGGAACCTCCGCGGTGACCACCGTCGACCCGACGCCGGCCTCGCTGCCGGCGGCGCTGGCGGAACCGACCGTGTCGGTGCGGCGCGGCTGGATCGCGCTGCTCTTCGCCGCGAACCTCGGCGTCTGGATGGCGTTCTTCACCCCGATCCAGGTGCTGCTGCCGCAGCAGCTCGGACAGATCGCGCCGACGAACAAGGAGACCATGCTGGCGGTGGTCACCGGGATCGGCGCGCTCGCCGCGGTGATCGTCAACCCACTGGTCGGGGCACTGTCGGACCGGACCTGCCTGCGGATCGGCGGTCGGGAGTTCGGCCGCCGGCACGTCTGGACCCTCGGCGGCGCGGTGCTCGGCGCGCTGTCGCTGGCACTGCTCGCCCAGGCGCAGACCGTGCTCGGCGTGGTCGTCGGCTGGGTCGCCGCGCAGACCTGCTTCAACGCGATGCTGGCCAGCCTGACCGCCGCCGTACCGGACCGGGTCCCGGTCGCCCAGCGCGGCGGCGTCTCCGGCTGGGTCGGCATCCCGCAGGCGCTCGGGCTGGTGCTCGGCGTCGTCCTGGTCACCGCCGTGGTCACCGGCAACGCCGCCGGCTACCTGGCGATCGCCGCCGCGGTGCTGCTGTTCGCGCTGCCGTTCGCGCTGCGCACCACCGACGACCCGTTGCCGCGTACGCACCGACCCCCGCTGCGGGGACTGCTGGCCGGCATGTGGGTGTCGCCGCGCCGGTACCCGGACTTCGGCTGGGCCTGGATCACCCGGTTCCTGGTGCAGCTCGGCAACGCCTTCGGCACCCTCTACCTGCTGTACTTCCTCACCGACGAGGTCCGGGTGGCCGACCCCGAGGGCGGCCTGCTGGTGCTGATCCTGCTCTACACCGCCGGGCTGATGGCCACCACGGTGGTCGCCGGGCGACTGTCGGACCGCACGGGCAAACGCAAGATCTTCGTCATCGTCGCCGGGATGGTGATCGCGGTCGCGGCCCTGCTGCTGGCCGTCGCCCCCACCTGGCCGATGGCGATCGTCGCCGCGCTGCTGCTCGGTGCCGGTTACGGGGTGTACCTGTCGGTGGACGCCGCCCTGATCACGCAGGTCCTGCCGAGGGCCACCGACCGGGCCAAGGACCTCGGCGTGATCAACATCGCCAACTCCGCCCCGCAGGTGCTCGGGCCGGCCGTCTCCGCCCCGATCGTGGTGTACCTGGGCGGCTACCCCGCCCTGTACGCCACCACCGCCGCGGTGACCGTCCTCGGCAGCATCCTGGTGCTGAAGATCCGTTCCGTCCCCTGACCCGCTGTGACGTAAGGAGGGGTCCCCTGTACGACACCAGGCGACAGCAGGGGACCCCTCCTTACATCTGTACGCTGGGGGCCGTGACAGTACGTGTGCGATTCGCCCCCTCCCCGACCGGTATGTTCCACGTCGGCGGTGCCCGATCGGCGTTGCAGAACTGGATCTTCGCCAAGCAGCAGGGCGGGGTGTTCGTGCTGCGTATCGAGGACACCGACGCCGCACGCAACAAGCCGGAGTGGACCGAGGGCATCCTGTCGGCGCTGGACTGGATCGGCATCGAGCGGGGCAGCTACGAGGGCCCGTGGTTCCAGTCCTCGTACGCCGACGAGCACCGGGCCGCCGCCGGACGGCTCCACGACTCGGGCCGCGCGTACTACTGCGACTGCACCCGGGAGGCCGTGCAGGCCCGGACCGGTAACCAGTACACCGGTTACGACGGGTACTGCCGGGACCGGGGACTGCCGCCCGGCGAGGGCCGTGCGCTGCGCTTCCGGACGCCCGACGAGGGCACGACGGTGGTCGTCGACCTGATCCGGGGCGAGCCGACCTTCGAGAACAAGCTCATCGAGGACTTCGTGATCGCCCGGGGCGACGGCTCGCCCGTCTTCCTGCTGGCCAACGTCGTGGACGACATGACGATGGGCATCACCCACGTGATCCGGGCCGAGGAGCACCTGCCCAACACCCCGAAGCAGCAGCTGCTCTGGGACGCGCTCGGGGTGAAGCCGCCGATCTGGGCGCACGTGCCGGTGGTGGTCAACGAGAAGCGGCAGAAGCTGTCCAAGCGACGGGACAAGGTCGCGCTGGAGGCGTACCGGGACGAGGGTTACCTCGCCGCCGCGATGCGCAACTACCTGATGCTGCTCGGCTGGGCGCCCTCCAACGACCGGGAGATCGTGCCCTGGTCGGTGATCGAGGACGAGTTCCGGCTCGACGAGGTGAACCCGTCGCCGGCCTTCTTCGACGAGAAGAAGCTGCGGGCGTTCAACGGCGAGTACATCCGGGCGTTGTCGGTCGAGGAGTTCGTCGAGGTCTGCGGGCCGTGGCTGACCGGTACCGGCAGCATCCCGCCGCCGCCGTGGCAGCCCGACGAGTTCGATGCGGCCACGTTCGCGGCGGTGGCGCCGCTGGCCCAGACCCGTATCGCGGTACTCAGCGAGATCGTGCCGAACGTCGACTTCCTCTTCCTCGCCTCCCCGCTGATCGACGAGGCGGCCTGGGCCAAGGCGATGAAGGAGGGCTCGGGCGAGCTGCTGGACGACGCCATCGCCGCCTTCGCGGCGGTGACCTCGTGGGACGCGGCGACGCTGAAGACCACCATGGAGGAGGTCGGCGCGGCGCGCGGTCTCAAGCTCGGCAAGGCCCAGGCACCGGTACGCGTCGCGGTCACCGGCCGGACGGTCGGGTTGCCGCTGTTCGAGTCGTTGGAGGTGCTCGGCGCCGAGCGCACCCTGACCCGGCTCCGCGCCGCCCGCGCCCGCCTGTTCTAGGGCTGCCGTGTGTAAGGAGGGGTCCCCTGCTAACGCCTCGTGCATAGCAGGGGACCCCTCCTTACATCCGTGCCGGCTGGCGGGCGGCGCGGTGGTGCGCCGGGAGCGTCCACGTCGGCAGGAGCAACGACACACCGAGCGCGACACCGAGCGCCACGCCGAACACCACTGCCCAGGACCACATCGTACGCGCTACCCTGCCCCCCATCACCGCCAGCGCACAGGTAAGATCCGCCCCGCGTGTGCACGGCTGATCATCGGCCGATTCGCGATCACAGATAGTTCCAATTAGTGTTTCACCAGCTGCAACCAATCGTCGTTCCGCGGAGTCTTTGAAGTGGGTACCCGTCCTGTGGGGCATGGTCACCGACGTCGGCCCTCCAACGCGTGACCCCTGCAGCACAGCCGACCATCGACGGGGCGAGGAGGCGGCATGGTCCGACGGATGAGGCGACTGGCCGCGATAGCGGTCGGTGGAGTCGCTGCGGTGGTGTTGTCGCTGGCCTTCGTCGAGCCGGTCAAGGCCGCGCCGAAGGCGCCGCCGGCCGGTGTCGACATCACCGGACACGGGCTGGCCGAGCCGTTGCGGCTGCGCCACGACGCCAACCCGGAGCAGGTCGCCGCCGTCATCGACCAGGTGAGCCGTTCCCTGGCACCGGCGCGCGCGCCCGAGAAGGCCGACCTCGGTCCGAAGTACACCGTGGTGGTGCTGGCCGGTGACACTCCGAAGCAGACCTACGACCTCTATCCGAAGGCGGTCGGTGGGCCGCGCGTCTACCGGCCGGCAAAGCAGCCGGACGCCCGCAAGACCACGGCGGCCTGGTTCCTCGGACGGATCAGCATGTCGGAGACGCTGCGCACCGTCGGGGTGCCGCTGGAGCGGACGTACGAGGCGGTCAGCGGCGGGGTCGGCGGAGGCGAGCGGATCATCCCGGAGGACGCGCTCAACCCCGCTCAGGACATCAACGAGGCCTTCAGCGAGCTGCGCCGCCTGCTCCTGCTGAACGTCGCGGTGATGCTGGTGATCACCCTCGGGCTGGCCGGTATCGCGCTGCTGGTCCGCCGCCGGACCCGCTGAGCCTCAGCACCAGCGCCGCCGGACCTGCGGCACCTCGCGACACCAGCGCGGCCGGACCCGCCGAACCTCAGCGACCAGCACCGCCGGGCCTCCACGCCACGCGACGCCGCAACCGCTCCTCAGCACCAGCGGCGTGGGGGGCGTTCCCGGCGTACCGCCCGCAGTGCCGGTCGGACCGGGCCGTGCCGATGGCCGCCGGCCCAGCCGGGCAGGTCGCTGCGGCAGCCGCCGGTGACCGGCTCCGGGACCACGGCCTCGCCCGTACGCTGACGCGGCACCACGGGGTCGACGGGGCGCGGGCGCACCGGAGCGGAGTCCTCCTCGGGACGCTCGGCCGACCGTCCCGGCGCGGCTTCGCCCGGGTGGGCCAGACCGATGAGCCGGCGGTGGTGTTTGGCGGGGAACGGCTGCTCGTGCGACCCCGGTCGGCAAGGCTCTCCCTGGGCGCAGCCGTGCTCAGCCTCCCCGTGCGCCATCGGTGTCTCCTCACGCTCGCCCTCACCCGCCGGTGCCCACCCGACGTGCCTCGTTACCGTACTGGCCGGCTCCGACGGTCCGTGCAGCGCGTACCGGGTGGGTGCTCCCGGGACTGCCGACGCCTGCCGGCGAGGTCCAGCTCAGGACATGTCAGGCTAGGCGGGTGAGCGAGTCGGTCGGGACGGACCTGTCGGCCACGCTGCGCCGGATCGAGCGGGCAGCAGGTGCGTTGGCCACGGCGAGTGTGGCGCGGATGGACGACACCCTGCCCTGGTTCCGGGACCTGCCCGCCGACCAGCGGTCCTGGGTGATGGTGGTGGCGCAGGCCGGCGCGCGGTCCCTGGTGCAGTGGCTGCGCTCCGACGGCGGCCCCCACGAGGGCACCCAGGAGGTCTCCGACGAGGTGTTCGCCACCGCGCCGCAGGCGCTGGCCCGGTCGATCACCCTCCAGCAGACCGTCGCCCTGATCAAGGTCACCATCGACGTGGTCGAGGAGCAGGTCGACGACCTGGCCGCGCCGGGCGAGGCGGCGCAGTTGCGCGAGGCGGTGCTGCGCTACTCCCGGGAGATCGCCTTCGCCGCGGCCCGGGTGTACGCCCGGGCGGCCGAGTCGCGTGGTTCCTGGGACGCCCGCCTCCAGGCTCTGCTGGTCGACGCGCTGCTGCGAGGTGACTCGCCGGACGTACTGGCCAGCCGGGCCGCCGCGCTCGGCTGGACGGACGCGCCGCCGGTCGCGGTGGCGGTCGGCCCCTCCCCCGGCGGTGAGGTCGCCGCCGTGCTGCACACGGTCTACCGGCAGGCCCGGCGGGTCGGGGTCGAGGTGATCGGCGGGGTGCACGGGGACCGACTGGTGATCGTGCTCGGCGGGGCGGCGGATCCGGTGGCGGCCACCGCCGAACTGTTGTCCGCCTTCGGTGACGGTCCGGTGGTCGTCGGCCCCTCGGTACCGAGCCTGGACGAGGCCACCGAGTCGGCCCGGGCCGCGTTGGCCGGGTACCGGGCGGCTCCGGCGTGGCCGGCCGCGCCCCGACCGGTCCACGCCGGTGACCTGCTGCCCGAGCGCGCCCTGGCGGCTGACGCGGAGGCCCGCCGGCGGCTGCGGCACGACGTGTACGCGGTGCTGGTGCGCGCCGGCGGCGAGCTGCTGGAGACGCTGGACGCCTTCTTCGCCGCAGGCGGCACGCTGGAGAGCGCGGCACGGGCGCTGTACGTGCACCCGAACACGGTGCGTTATCGCTTGCGGCGGATCTCCGACGTCACCGGTTTCAGCCCGTTGTCGCCCCGGGACGCCTTCGCGCTGCGGGTGGCGCTGACCGTCGGCCGACTGGACCCGGTGGTGCCGACCCCGACATTGGCCCCACCGACCGGTAAAAGATCACAGGTTGGCGATGACCAGCACCAATCTTTGTAGGATCTCTCCAAAGGTCCTAGTGCGGTTTGGTACCGGTCCGCACAGCGCAACCGGTGGGTATCCGGGAGAGTCATAGACGTGCTCGCCGTACTCTGCCCCGGCCAGGGTTCTCAGAAACCCGGCTTCCTGACTCCCTGGCTCGACCTGCCCGGCGCCGAGGCGCGGCTGCGTCACTGGTCCGCGCTGGCCGGCGTCGATCTGGTGCACCTGGGCACCGACGCCGACGCCGAGGAGATCCGGGACACCGCCCGTACCCAGCCGCTGCTGGTCGCCGCCGCCCTGCTCGCCGCCGAGCACCTGCCGTTGCAGGACGTGGCGCTGACCGCCGGGCACAGCGTCGGTGAACTCGGCGCGGCGGCGTTGGCCGGCGCGCTGCCGGCGGACGCCGCGATCTCCCTCGCCGGGGTACGCGGCCGGGAGATGGCCGCCGCGTGCGCGCTGGAGCCGACCGGCATGGCCGCGGTCCTCGGCGGCGACCCGGACGAGGTGCTCGCCGCGGTCGAGGGGCACGGGCTGCACGCCGCGAACCGCAACGGCGCCGGGCAGGTGGTCGCCGCCGGTGCGATCGACGGCCTGGAGAAGTTGGCCGCCGAGCCGCCGGCTCAGGCGCGGGTCATCCGGCTCCAGGTGGCGGGCGCCTTCCACACCCCGTACATGGCTCCCGCAGAGGCGGCGCTCGCCACGGTGGCGGCCGACGTCACCACCGGCGACCCGACGCGGATCCTGCTCTCCAACCTCGACGGCACCGCCGTCCGGGACGGCGCGGAGATGCTCCAGCGGCTGGTCCGCCAGGTCACCTCCCCGGTCCGCTGGGACCTGTGCATGGCCACCCTCGCCGACCTCGGGGTGACCGGTGTGATCGAGCTGCCGCCCGCAGGCACGCTCTCCGGCCTGGTCAAGCGCGAGCTCAAAGGCCCCGGCCTGCCGGAGATCGTGACCCTGAACACCCCGGACAAGCTGCCCGCCGCCCACGACCTGATCGCCCGCGTCGCCGGAGGTCAGGCGTGAGCGCCGTCCACCTCAGTCCGTCCGAGTCTCGTGCCGAGATCGACCGTAGGAAGGGCTCGTCATGAGCGGCAGTCGCATCGTGTCCATGGGGCACTACCAGCCGTCCCGGGTGGTGACCAACGACGAGATCGCCCAGCTGGTGGAGACCAACGACGCGTGGATCCGGGACCGGGTCGGTATCGCCAGCCGGCGGATCGCCGGTGACGAGACGGTCGCCGACATGGCCGCCGCCGCCGCCGACAAGGCGCTGGCCAACTCCGGGCTGACCGCCGCCGACATCGACCTGGTCGTGGTGGCCACGTGCACCTCGATCGACCGCAGCCCGAACGTGGCCTGCCGGGTCGCGGCCAAGCTGGGCATCGACGCCCCGGGGGCGTTCGACCTCAACACCGCCTGCTCCGGATTCGCGTACGCGCTGGGCACCGTGGACCACGCGGTCCGCGCCGGTGCCAGCCGCAACGCCATCGTGATCGGCGCGGAGAAGCTGTCCGACTTCATGGACTGGAACGACCGCTCCACCTGCATCATCTTCGGTGACGGGGCGGGCGC
Above is a window of Verrucosispora sp. NA02020 DNA encoding:
- a CDS encoding SRPBCC family protein, with the protein product MILVERSAHVTAPVNAVWDVVQRAEQLPAWLAGVRAAEVLSGEGFGRRQLVQAGRGAAHEAEVIAYQEPTLIGWRERAKGAGARAEARTEIYVQLTPDEDEGGTVVRLIVVRWPAGPVKAALLRLGLRRVGADLEDSLARLTDLAAVG
- a CDS encoding beta-ketoacyl-ACP synthase III encodes the protein MSGSRIVSMGHYQPSRVVTNDEIAQLVETNDAWIRDRVGIASRRIAGDETVADMAAAAADKALANSGLTAADIDLVVVATCTSIDRSPNVACRVAAKLGIDAPGAFDLNTACSGFAYALGTVDHAVRAGASRNAIVIGAEKLSDFMDWNDRSTCIIFGDGAGAAVVSATPEGEPAGIGPVVWGSVPERGDAVRIEGWRPYIAQEGQTVFRWATTALAPLALQACERAGVDPSELAAFVPHQANTRIIDGIAKRLKIPQAIVAKDLIESGNTSAASIPLALSKLVERREVPSGAPVLLFGFGGGLTYAGQVVRCP
- a CDS encoding CdaR family transcriptional regulator, with product MLPGLPTPAGEVQLRTCQARRVSESVGTDLSATLRRIERAAGALATASVARMDDTLPWFRDLPADQRSWVMVVAQAGARSLVQWLRSDGGPHEGTQEVSDEVFATAPQALARSITLQQTVALIKVTIDVVEEQVDDLAAPGEAAQLREAVLRYSREIAFAAARVYARAAESRGSWDARLQALLVDALLRGDSPDVLASRAAALGWTDAPPVAVAVGPSPGGEVAAVLHTVYRQARRVGVEVIGGVHGDRLVIVLGGAADPVAATAELLSAFGDGPVVVGPSVPSLDEATESARAALAGYRAAPAWPAAPRPVHAGDLLPERALAADAEARRRLRHDVYAVLVRAGGELLETLDAFFAAGGTLESAARALYVHPNTVRYRLRRISDVTGFSPLSPRDAFALRVALTVGRLDPVVPTPTLAPPTGKRSQVGDDQHQSL
- a CDS encoding MFS transporter, translating into MTTVDPTPASLPAALAEPTVSVRRGWIALLFAANLGVWMAFFTPIQVLLPQQLGQIAPTNKETMLAVVTGIGALAAVIVNPLVGALSDRTCLRIGGREFGRRHVWTLGGAVLGALSLALLAQAQTVLGVVVGWVAAQTCFNAMLASLTAAVPDRVPVAQRGGVSGWVGIPQALGLVLGVVLVTAVVTGNAAGYLAIAAAVLLFALPFALRTTDDPLPRTHRPPLRGLLAGMWVSPRRYPDFGWAWITRFLVQLGNAFGTLYLLYFLTDEVRVADPEGGLLVLILLYTAGLMATTVVAGRLSDRTGKRKIFVIVAGMVIAVAALLLAVAPTWPMAIVAALLLGAGYGVYLSVDAALITQVLPRATDRAKDLGVINIANSAPQVLGPAVSAPIVVYLGGYPALYATTAAVTVLGSILVLKIRSVP
- the gltX gene encoding glutamate--tRNA ligase — encoded protein: MTVRVRFAPSPTGMFHVGGARSALQNWIFAKQQGGVFVLRIEDTDAARNKPEWTEGILSALDWIGIERGSYEGPWFQSSYADEHRAAAGRLHDSGRAYYCDCTREAVQARTGNQYTGYDGYCRDRGLPPGEGRALRFRTPDEGTTVVVDLIRGEPTFENKLIEDFVIARGDGSPVFLLANVVDDMTMGITHVIRAEEHLPNTPKQQLLWDALGVKPPIWAHVPVVVNEKRQKLSKRRDKVALEAYRDEGYLAAAMRNYLMLLGWAPSNDREIVPWSVIEDEFRLDEVNPSPAFFDEKKLRAFNGEYIRALSVEEFVEVCGPWLTGTGSIPPPPWQPDEFDAATFAAVAPLAQTRIAVLSEIVPNVDFLFLASPLIDEAAWAKAMKEGSGELLDDAIAAFAAVTSWDAATLKTTMEEVGAARGLKLGKAQAPVRVAVTGRTVGLPLFESLEVLGAERTLTRLRAARARLF
- a CDS encoding choice-of-anchor B family protein yields the protein MRIVRIGLALAVGALVVSTLGPGSPSVAHDPATPAGRASAQEFMAQREPTQQAAALAATACTNGQAAGYPCRNVDLLSFMPLSGIGGSQANDIWGWTDPQTRKEYALVGRRNGTSFVDISDPTAPVYLGNLPAYQNRTAVWRDIKVYRDHAYVVADVSGHGMQVFDLTRLRGVTTPQTWTTNAQYNQFGNSHNIAINEQTGFAYAVGTNTCSGGLHMVDIRTPKSPTSAGCVSNDGYTHDTQCVVYRGPDTAYSGREICVSSNEDTVTVVDVTTKSAPRQLARIGYTGRAYTHQGWFTEDQRYFLLDDELDESRRGVNTQTYIWDLADLDAPRHIGTYSAPSGVAATDHNQYVKGKYSYQANYRAGLRILDLTNVAAGRATEAGYFDVYPSSNSSSMNGAWSTYPYFPSGVVVVSGIEQGLFVLQPRLP
- a CDS encoding GH1 family beta-glucosidase, yielding MQTAPMPDFPTGFRWGVSTSAYQIEGAADADGRGPSIWDTFAHSPGRILDGSTGDVACDHYHRYAEDVALMAGLGVTAYRFSVAWPRVLPAGTGRVNAAGLDFYERLVDELLGHGIDPVATLFHWDLPQPLQDAGGWLHRDTAHRFAEYADVLATRLGDRVKLWITLNEPFIHMSLGHGTGEHAPGKALLFDAFPVAHHQLLGHGLAVAALRARSNSPVAIANNYSPVRVLGDDPADAAAGYAYDALHNRLFTDPLLGRGYPTELGFDTSVVRDGDLDVIAAPLDVLGVNYYNPSGVRAPEEGSPLPFTLVPLTGYPRTAFDWPVAPDGLRDLLGWLHRQYGSDLPPIQITESGCAYDDTPDAEGRVPDPDRIAYLDGHLRAVHAAMADGVDVTGYFVWSLLDNWEWAEGFTKRFGLVHVDFATGARTPKSSYSWLREVIAAARREPPR